From a single Streptomyces sp. 1331.2 genomic region:
- a CDS encoding response regulator, translated as MTRVLVVDDEPQIVRALVINLKARKYEVDAAHDGASALELAAARHPDVVVLDLGLPDMDGVEVIRGLRGWTRVPIIVLSARHASDEKVEALDAGADDYVTKPFGMDELLARMRAAVRRAEPVAGEADSLVVTESFTVDLAAKKVNRDGADVRLTPTEWHLLEVLVRNAGRLVSQTQLLQEVWGPAYRTETNYLRVYLAQLRRKLERDPSHPRHFITEPGMGYRFES; from the coding sequence ATGACCCGGGTCCTCGTCGTGGACGACGAACCGCAGATCGTCCGCGCGCTGGTGATCAACCTCAAGGCCCGCAAGTACGAGGTGGACGCGGCCCATGACGGCGCGAGCGCCCTGGAACTGGCCGCCGCCCGGCATCCGGACGTCGTCGTCCTCGACCTGGGGCTGCCCGACATGGACGGGGTCGAGGTGATCCGCGGCCTGCGCGGCTGGACCCGGGTGCCGATCATCGTGCTGTCCGCCCGGCACGCCTCGGACGAGAAGGTCGAGGCCCTGGACGCCGGCGCGGACGACTACGTGACCAAGCCGTTCGGTATGGACGAGCTGCTGGCCCGGATGCGGGCCGCCGTGCGGCGGGCCGAGCCGGTGGCCGGGGAGGCCGACTCGCTGGTGGTCACCGAGAGCTTCACGGTCGACCTCGCGGCCAAGAAGGTCAACCGGGACGGCGCCGACGTCCGGCTCACCCCGACCGAGTGGCACCTGCTGGAGGTGCTGGTCCGCAACGCCGGGCGGCTGGTCAGCCAGACCCAGCTGCTGCAGGAGGTGTGGGGCCCCGCCTACCGCACCGAGACCAACTACCTGCGGGTCTACCTCGCCCAGCTGCGGCGCAAGCTGGAACGCGACCCCTCGCACCCGCGCCACTTCATCACCGAGCCGGGAATGGGATACCGGTTCGAGAGCTGA
- a CDS encoding potassium channel family protein, with product MHIVIMGCGRVGSALARALEKQGHSVAVVDQDPTAFRRLGAGFNGRRVTGVGFDQDTLREAGIEEAGAFAAVSSGDNSNIIAARVARENFGVENVAARIYDPRRAEVYQRLGIPTVATVRWTADQMLRRLLPSGAEPLWQDPSGAVQLAEVAYDPRWVGHKISELEEASGTRVAFVTRLGEGVLPAPQMVVQEGDLVHVMLRRADLTAVEAAFAQGPKEEGH from the coding sequence GTGCACATCGTCATCATGGGCTGCGGCCGCGTGGGCTCCGCCCTCGCCAGAGCGCTTGAGAAACAGGGCCACTCGGTGGCCGTGGTCGACCAGGACCCGACCGCGTTCCGCCGGCTGGGCGCCGGATTCAACGGGCGCCGGGTGACGGGCGTGGGCTTCGACCAGGACACCCTGCGCGAGGCGGGCATCGAGGAGGCCGGCGCCTTCGCCGCCGTCTCCAGCGGTGACAACTCCAACATCATCGCCGCGCGGGTGGCCCGGGAGAACTTCGGCGTCGAGAACGTCGCCGCCCGGATCTACGACCCCCGCCGCGCCGAGGTCTACCAGCGCCTGGGCATCCCGACCGTCGCCACGGTCCGCTGGACCGCCGACCAGATGCTGCGCCGGCTGCTGCCGAGCGGCGCCGAGCCGCTGTGGCAGGACCCGAGCGGTGCCGTCCAGCTGGCCGAGGTCGCGTACGACCCGCGCTGGGTCGGCCACAAGATCAGCGAGCTGGAGGAGGCCTCCGGCACCCGGGTGGCGTTCGTCACCCGGCTCGGCGAGGGCGTCCTGCCCGCGCCGCAGATGGTGGTGCAGGAGGGCGACCTGGTGCACGTGATGCTGCGCCGGGCCGACCTGACGGCCGTCGAGGCCGCGTTCGCGCAGGGGCCGAAGGAGGAGGGTCACTGA
- a CDS encoding potassium channel family protein, producing the protein MRVAIAGAGAVGRSIAGELLENGHEVLLIDKNPNSISVERVPMAEWLLADACEITSLDEAALQRCHVVIAATGDDKVNLVVSLLAKTEYAVPRVVARVNNPKNEWLFNESWGVDVAVSTPRLMSALVEEAVSVGDLVRLMRFSQGNANLVELTLASDTELVGTRVGDVAWPQDTALVTIIREGRVLVPGKDDTLEGGDELLFVAAQEREEELEELLSATSGAQ; encoded by the coding sequence ATGCGGGTCGCCATTGCCGGGGCCGGTGCCGTGGGCCGCTCGATCGCGGGCGAGCTGCTGGAGAACGGCCACGAGGTCCTGCTGATAGACAAGAACCCCAACTCCATCTCGGTGGAGCGGGTCCCCATGGCGGAGTGGCTGCTGGCCGACGCCTGCGAGATCACCTCGCTGGACGAGGCAGCGCTGCAGCGCTGCCACGTGGTGATCGCCGCGACCGGCGACGACAAGGTCAACCTGGTCGTCTCGCTGCTCGCCAAGACCGAGTACGCCGTGCCGCGGGTGGTCGCCCGGGTGAACAACCCCAAGAACGAGTGGCTCTTCAACGAGTCCTGGGGCGTGGACGTGGCCGTGTCCACGCCGCGCCTGATGTCCGCCCTGGTCGAGGAGGCGGTCAGCGTCGGCGACCTGGTCCGCCTGATGCGATTCAGCCAGGGCAACGCCAACCTGGTCGAGCTGACCCTGGCCTCCGACACCGAACTGGTCGGCACCCGGGTCGGCGACGTGGCCTGGCCGCAGGACACCGCGCTGGTGACGATCATCCGCGAGGGCCGGGTGCTGGTGCCGGGCAAGGACGACACCCTGGAGGGCGGCGACGAGCTGCTCTTCGTCGCCGCCCAGGAGCGCGAGGAGGAGCTGGAGGAGCTGCTGTCGGCCACCTCCGGCGCCCAGTAG
- a CDS encoding fic family toxin-antitoxin system, toxin component — MKLEVDLSWLLMTAEQYTPGDPQVTDYGSLLAAVTRHHAEIFDIAVYPEPQDRAAALMHQLIRVPALEKTNELFATAVAYAYLVASGCTVATTAREVRSLSRAIREGRLGVSGVAERLAAWVVDEAEGEGVSGADDEDDD; from the coding sequence TTGAAACTGGAGGTCGACCTCTCGTGGCTGCTCATGACCGCCGAGCAGTACACGCCCGGTGATCCGCAGGTCACCGACTACGGCTCGCTGCTCGCGGCCGTCACCCGGCACCATGCCGAGATATTCGACATCGCCGTCTACCCCGAACCGCAGGACCGCGCCGCCGCCCTGATGCACCAGCTGATCCGGGTGCCGGCCCTGGAGAAGACCAACGAGCTCTTCGCGACCGCCGTCGCGTACGCCTACCTCGTCGCCAGCGGCTGCACCGTCGCGACCACCGCCCGCGAGGTGCGCAGCCTCTCCCGGGCCATCCGCGAGGGGCGGCTCGGGGTGTCCGGCGTCGCCGAGCGGCTGGCGGCGTGGGTGGTGGACGAGGCCGAGGGGGAGGGCGTCAGCGGGGCGGACGACGAGGACGACGACTGA
- a CDS encoding OB-fold nucleic acid binding domain-containing protein has protein sequence MSGDNSSGQPQGRFRRMLSRLTSSAEELDAEDLRQESAAESGCTPIAGCADRELVTVAGTLRTVTLRPRAGVPALEAELFDGTEALDVVWLGRRSIAGIEPGRRLVASGRISHARGRRVLFNPRYELRPVGHGSE, from the coding sequence ATGAGTGGTGACAACAGCAGCGGCCAGCCGCAGGGGCGGTTCCGCCGCATGCTCAGTCGGCTGACCTCTTCGGCCGAGGAGTTGGACGCCGAGGACCTGCGTCAGGAGAGCGCTGCGGAGTCGGGGTGCACCCCGATCGCCGGCTGCGCGGACCGCGAGCTGGTCACCGTCGCGGGGACGCTGCGCACGGTGACGCTCCGCCCGCGCGCGGGGGTGCCGGCCCTGGAGGCCGAACTGTTCGACGGTACCGAGGCGCTGGACGTGGTCTGGCTCGGCCGCCGCTCGATCGCGGGCATAGAGCCCGGTCGCCGGCTGGTCGCCAGCGGCCGGATCAGTCACGCACGCGGGCGCCGCGTGCTGTTCAACCCCCGCTACGAGCTGCGTCCGGTCGGACACGGGAGCGAATGA
- a CDS encoding APC family permease: protein MPKDLPKRILIGRALRSDKLGETLLPKRIALPVFASDALSSVAYAPEEILLTLSVAGASAIHFSWQIGVVVAVVMLAVVASYRQNVHAYPSGGGDYEVATVNHGPAAGLVVASALMVDYVLTVAVSTTSGVANVVSAVPALRGHELTVSVIVVILLMGMNLRGVRESGTAFAIPTYAFMIGVIGMVGYGFVRHFLLGQDMPAESSGFTLEATPGNASLGGIALVFLLLKSFSSGCAALTGVEAISNGVPAFRKPKSKNAATTLLMMASIAVVMFMGIIWLARLTGVQMAENPAEQLGGVSAGYHQKTALAQISEAVFSNFTPGFYFVAAVTGLILVLAANTAFNGFPVLGSILAQDRYLPRQLHTRGDRLAFSNGIILLAIAAILFIIAFDADPNRLIQLYIVGVFVSFNMSQSGMIRHWTRLLRSETDPAKRRHMQRSRAINTFGLVMTMAVLIVVLVTKISHAWIAIAAMVVLFVMMKGIRRHYDRVSDELIAAEEPDDVVLPTRVHAIVLVSKLHKPALRALAYARLARAHTLEAVTVNVDPADTAALRQEWDERGIEVPLKVLDSPFREITGPVLDYVKNLRRDSPRDVVSVYIPEYVVGHWYEHLLHNQSALRLKGRLLFKPGVMVTSVPWQLESSERRKPQKAWSAPGAVRRGEPRAPKAVQSKDSVAIGTSAGATSDRSKDSSS, encoded by the coding sequence ATGCCGAAAGACCTTCCGAAACGCATCCTGATCGGGCGCGCGCTGCGCAGCGACAAGCTGGGCGAAACGCTTCTCCCCAAGCGGATCGCGCTGCCCGTCTTCGCCTCGGACGCGCTCTCCTCGGTCGCGTACGCCCCCGAGGAAATCCTGCTCACCCTGTCCGTCGCGGGCGCTTCGGCGATCCACTTCTCCTGGCAGATCGGCGTCGTCGTCGCGGTCGTGATGCTCGCCGTGGTCGCCTCGTACCGACAGAACGTGCACGCCTATCCCAGCGGTGGCGGCGACTACGAGGTCGCGACCGTCAACCACGGGCCGGCCGCCGGTCTGGTGGTCGCCAGCGCGCTGATGGTCGACTACGTGCTCACCGTGGCCGTGTCGACCACCTCGGGCGTCGCCAACGTGGTGTCCGCCGTCCCCGCGCTACGCGGCCACGAACTGACCGTGTCGGTGATCGTGGTCATCCTGCTGATGGGGATGAACCTGCGCGGAGTGCGCGAATCCGGGACCGCCTTCGCCATCCCCACCTACGCCTTCATGATCGGCGTGATCGGGATGGTCGGCTACGGGTTCGTCCGCCACTTCCTGCTCGGCCAGGACATGCCCGCCGAGAGCTCCGGATTCACGCTCGAAGCCACCCCCGGCAACGCCTCGCTGGGCGGGATCGCCCTGGTGTTCCTGCTGCTCAAGTCGTTCTCCTCCGGCTGCGCCGCGCTCACCGGCGTGGAGGCGATCTCCAACGGCGTGCCGGCCTTCCGCAAGCCCAAGAGCAAGAACGCCGCCACCACGCTGCTGATGATGGCGAGCATCGCCGTCGTGATGTTCATGGGCATCATCTGGCTGGCCCGCCTGACCGGTGTCCAGATGGCCGAGAACCCGGCCGAACAGCTCGGCGGCGTCTCCGCCGGCTACCACCAGAAGACCGCGCTGGCCCAGATCAGCGAGGCCGTGTTCAGCAACTTCACGCCCGGCTTCTACTTCGTCGCCGCCGTGACCGGCCTGATCCTGGTGCTGGCCGCCAACACCGCCTTCAACGGCTTCCCGGTGCTCGGCTCGATCCTGGCCCAGGACCGCTACCTGCCGCGCCAGCTGCACACCCGCGGCGACCGGCTGGCGTTCTCCAACGGCATCATCCTGCTGGCGATCGCCGCGATCCTGTTCATCATCGCCTTCGACGCCGACCCCAACCGGCTGATCCAGCTCTACATCGTCGGCGTCTTCGTGTCCTTCAACATGAGCCAGTCCGGCATGATCCGGCACTGGACCCGACTGCTGCGCAGCGAGACCGACCCGGCCAAGCGCCGCCACATGCAGCGCAGCCGGGCGATCAACACCTTCGGCCTGGTGATGACCATGGCCGTGCTGATCGTCGTCCTGGTCACCAAGATCAGCCACGCCTGGATCGCGATCGCCGCGATGGTCGTGCTGTTCGTGATGATGAAGGGCATCCGCCGCCACTACGACCGGGTCTCCGACGAGCTCATCGCCGCCGAGGAGCCGGACGACGTGGTGCTGCCCACCCGGGTGCACGCCATCGTGCTGGTCTCCAAGCTGCACAAGCCGGCGCTGCGCGCCCTCGCGTACGCCAGGCTGGCCCGCGCCCACACCCTGGAGGCGGTCACGGTCAACGTCGACCCGGCCGACACGGCGGCGCTGCGGCAGGAGTGGGACGAGCGCGGCATCGAGGTGCCGCTCAAGGTGCTGGACTCGCCGTTCCGCGAGATCACCGGGCCGGTCCTGGACTACGTGAAGAACCTGCGCCGCGACAGCCCCCGCGACGTGGTCTCGGTCTACATCCCCGAGTACGTGGTCGGGCACTGGTACGAGCACCTGCTGCACAACCAGAGCGCGCTGCGGCTCAAGGGGCGGCTGCTGTTCAAGCCCGGTGTGATGGTCACTTCGGTGCCCTGGCAGCTGGAGTCCTCCGAGCGACGCAAGCCGCAGAAGGCCTGGTCGGCGCCGGGCGCCGTCCGGCGTGGCGAGCCGCGGGCGCCGAAGGCCGTACAGTCGAAGGATTCCGTCGCCATCGGCACGAGTGCCGGTGCCACCTCCGACCGCAGCAAGGACTCCTCCTCGTGA
- a CDS encoding toxin-antitoxin system HicB family antitoxin produces MAKKQLNVRVDATTAEIARERAEQQGISMNQYIERLVQQDIGESGRAFVDAAAQFMKEYETAFLAEFGEPGDLQDVRR; encoded by the coding sequence ATGGCCAAGAAGCAGCTGAACGTCCGCGTGGACGCCACGACCGCGGAGATCGCCCGGGAACGGGCCGAGCAGCAGGGGATCAGCATGAACCAGTACATCGAGCGCCTGGTCCAGCAGGACATCGGCGAGTCCGGACGGGCCTTCGTCGACGCGGCCGCGCAGTTCATGAAGGAGTACGAGACGGCGTTCCTCGCCGAGTTCGGGGAGCCGGGCGACCTCCAGGACGTGCGCCGTTGA
- a CDS encoding sensor histidine kinase, translating to MGRGRLRIYLGAAPGVGKTYAMLAEAHRRQERGTDVVVAFVEDHGRRRTADMVAGLEVVLRQQVVHRGARFSEMDLDAVLARRPQVALVDELAHTNVPGCRNAKRWQDVEELLAAGIDVISTVNVQHLASLGDAVAGITGVRQRETVPDEVVRRADQIELVDMSPQALRRRLAHGNVYAPEKIDAALANYFRPGNLTALRELALLWTADQVDEYLQKYRAEQGIEGTWQARERIVVGLTGGPEGATLIRRAARIAARVSGGELLAVHISRSDGLAGTGSPQRLIEQRALVESLGGSFHAVLGDDPAAGLLDFARGVNATQIVLGTSRRPAWQYLYGPGVGTTVTREAGDIDVHMVTHEHAGHGRGRIPVRRTTDLGRKRTVAGWLVGLAGPPLLAILLTAIGGLGLSTDMLLFLSLTVSAALVGGLLPAIGSALVGSSVLNYYFTPPLHTFTINEPQNIMAVAIFTIVGISVASVVDLAARRTHQAARSQTEAQTLSALAGTVLRGAPDGDGVLTALMEQVRETFGQESAALLERPDPLGPWVPVATAGPRPPERPEEADVDVPVGDSLALVLRGRVLPGADRRLLGAFAAQAAVVLERRRLSREAVAARREAEGNRIRTALLAAVSHDLRTPLAGIKASVSSLRSADVQWDPEDEAELLAGIEDGADRLDHLINNLLDMSRLQTGTVTPLIQETDLDEVVPYALGGVPPESVRLDVPETLPMIRADGGLLERSLANLVENAVKYSPDGVKVLVKADALEQPGAPGRIELRIVDRGPGVPEEAKEKIFAPFQRYGDAPRGAGVGLGLAVARGFVEAMDGTVTAEDTPGGGLTMVVSLPAVDRPPEPDEPSDDGPLSELIT from the coding sequence ATGGGACGAGGCAGGCTGCGCATCTACCTCGGGGCGGCCCCCGGGGTCGGCAAGACGTACGCCATGCTCGCCGAGGCGCACCGGCGGCAGGAGCGTGGCACGGACGTCGTGGTGGCGTTCGTGGAGGACCACGGGCGCCGGCGTACCGCGGACATGGTCGCCGGGCTGGAGGTCGTGCTGCGCCAGCAGGTCGTGCACCGGGGCGCCAGGTTCTCCGAGATGGACCTGGACGCCGTGCTGGCCCGCCGCCCGCAGGTGGCGCTGGTCGACGAACTGGCGCACACCAACGTCCCGGGCTGCCGCAACGCCAAGCGTTGGCAGGACGTCGAGGAGCTGTTGGCGGCCGGGATCGACGTGATCTCCACCGTCAACGTTCAGCACCTGGCGTCGCTGGGCGACGCCGTCGCGGGGATCACCGGGGTGCGCCAGCGGGAGACCGTCCCGGACGAGGTGGTCCGGCGGGCCGACCAGATCGAGCTGGTGGACATGTCCCCGCAGGCGCTGCGGCGGCGCCTGGCGCACGGAAACGTGTACGCGCCGGAGAAGATCGACGCCGCCCTCGCCAACTACTTCCGCCCGGGCAACCTGACCGCGCTGCGCGAGCTGGCGCTGCTGTGGACCGCGGACCAGGTGGACGAGTACCTGCAGAAGTACCGGGCCGAGCAGGGCATCGAGGGCACCTGGCAGGCCCGTGAGCGGATCGTGGTGGGCCTGACCGGGGGGCCCGAAGGGGCGACGCTGATCCGCCGGGCGGCCCGGATCGCGGCCCGCGTCTCCGGCGGTGAGCTGCTCGCCGTGCACATCTCCCGTTCGGACGGGCTCGCGGGCACCGGCTCGCCGCAGCGGCTGATCGAGCAGCGGGCGCTGGTGGAGAGCCTCGGCGGTTCCTTCCACGCGGTCCTGGGCGACGATCCGGCGGCCGGGCTGCTGGACTTCGCCCGTGGGGTGAACGCGACCCAGATCGTGCTGGGCACCAGTCGTCGGCCCGCCTGGCAGTACCTGTACGGGCCGGGCGTCGGCACCACGGTGACCCGGGAGGCCGGGGACATCGACGTCCACATGGTCACGCACGAGCACGCCGGGCACGGGCGCGGCCGGATACCCGTCCGGCGGACCACCGACCTGGGCCGGAAGCGGACGGTCGCCGGCTGGCTCGTCGGGCTGGCAGGCCCGCCGCTGCTGGCGATCCTGCTGACCGCGATCGGCGGCCTGGGGCTCTCCACCGACATGCTGCTGTTCCTGTCGCTGACGGTGAGTGCGGCGCTGGTCGGCGGGCTGCTGCCGGCGATCGGGTCGGCGCTGGTCGGCTCCTCGGTGCTGAACTACTACTTCACGCCGCCGCTGCACACCTTCACCATCAACGAGCCGCAGAACATCATGGCGGTGGCGATATTCACCATCGTCGGGATATCGGTGGCGTCCGTGGTGGACCTGGCGGCCCGGCGCACCCACCAGGCGGCCCGCAGCCAGACCGAGGCGCAGACGCTCAGCGCGCTGGCCGGCACGGTGCTGCGGGGAGCCCCCGACGGGGACGGGGTGCTGACCGCGCTGATGGAGCAGGTCCGGGAGACCTTCGGGCAGGAGAGCGCCGCGCTGCTGGAGCGGCCCGATCCGCTCGGCCCCTGGGTGCCGGTGGCGACCGCCGGGCCGCGGCCGCCGGAACGGCCGGAGGAGGCCGACGTGGACGTCCCGGTCGGCGACAGCCTGGCGCTGGTGCTGCGCGGCCGGGTGTTGCCGGGGGCGGACCGGCGCCTGCTCGGGGCCTTCGCCGCCCAGGCCGCCGTGGTGTTGGAGCGCCGTCGACTGTCCCGGGAGGCCGTCGCGGCCCGCAGGGAGGCCGAGGGCAACCGGATCCGGACCGCGCTGCTGGCCGCCGTCTCGCACGACCTGCGCACCCCGCTGGCGGGCATCAAGGCCTCGGTGAGCTCGCTGCGTTCGGCCGACGTCCAGTGGGACCCGGAGGACGAGGCCGAGCTGCTGGCCGGGATCGAGGACGGGGCCGACCGGCTGGACCACCTGATCAACAACCTGCTCGACATGAGCCGCCTGCAGACCGGGACCGTCACGCCGCTGATCCAGGAGACCGACCTGGACGAGGTGGTGCCCTACGCGCTCGGCGGGGTGCCGCCGGAGTCCGTGCGGCTGGACGTCCCGGAGACGCTGCCGATGATCCGGGCCGACGGCGGTCTGCTGGAGCGTTCGCTGGCCAACCTGGTGGAGAACGCCGTCAAGTACAGCCCGGACGGCGTCAAGGTGCTGGTCAAGGCCGATGCGCTGGAACAGCCGGGGGCGCCGGGCCGGATCGAGCTGCGGATCGTCGACCGCGGGCCGGGGGTGCCCGAGGAGGCGAAGGAGAAGATCTTCGCGCCGTTCCAGCGGTACGGCGACGCGCCGCGCGGCGCCGGGGTGGGCCTCGGACTCGCGGTGGCGCGCGGCTTCGTCGAGGCGATGGACGGTACGGTCACGGCCGAGGACACCCCGGGCGGCGGCCTCACCATGGTCGTCAGCCTGCCGGCCGTCGACCGGCCGCCCGAACCGGACGAGCCGAGCGACGACGGTCCGCTCTCGGAGCTGATCACGTGA
- a CDS encoding class I SAM-dependent RNA methyltransferase — MAGQRYEVEVGPVAHGGGHCVARYEGRVLFVRHALPGEKVVALVTEGTTTSRFLRADAVEVLEPAKERIEAPCPFAGPGKCGGCDWQHVTPGGQRKLKAAVLTEQLAKLAGLTPAEAGWDGSVEPVGGKLPAGQVPAWRTRVQYAVDPETGKVGLRKHRSHEVQPIDRCLIAAEGVTELGIEARDWPGVASVEVIAASGSSDRQVVLTPRPGAQLPLVELDKPVSIARIDEQDNIHKVHGRSFVRERAAGRTWRVSNGGFWQIHPEAPDTLVDAVLDGLDPQWGENALDLYCGVGLFAGALADRVGEDGAVLGIESAKQAVVDARHNLAALDNVRIECDRVETLLPRTGITATDLIVLDPPRAGAGRETVAHLVGLEARRIAYVACDPAALARDLKFFREGGYRPVSLRAFDLFPMTHHFECVAILEPVGE, encoded by the coding sequence CTGGCCGGGCAGCGCTACGAGGTCGAGGTCGGCCCGGTCGCGCACGGCGGCGGGCACTGCGTGGCCCGGTACGAGGGGCGGGTGCTGTTCGTGCGGCACGCGCTGCCCGGCGAGAAGGTCGTCGCCCTGGTGACCGAGGGCACCACCACCTCGCGGTTCCTGCGGGCCGACGCGGTGGAGGTACTGGAGCCCGCCAAGGAGCGGATCGAGGCGCCGTGCCCGTTCGCCGGCCCGGGCAAGTGCGGCGGCTGCGACTGGCAGCACGTCACCCCGGGCGGGCAGCGCAAGCTCAAGGCGGCGGTGCTGACCGAGCAGCTGGCGAAGCTGGCCGGGCTCACCCCGGCCGAGGCAGGCTGGGACGGCAGCGTCGAGCCGGTCGGCGGCAAGCTCCCGGCCGGGCAGGTGCCGGCCTGGCGCACCCGGGTCCAGTACGCGGTGGACCCGGAGACCGGGAAGGTCGGCCTGCGCAAGCACCGCTCGCACGAGGTGCAGCCGATCGACCGCTGCCTGATCGCCGCCGAGGGCGTCACCGAGCTGGGCATCGAGGCCCGCGACTGGCCGGGCGTCGCCTCGGTCGAGGTGATCGCCGCGAGCGGCTCCTCGGACCGCCAGGTGGTGCTCACCCCGCGGCCCGGCGCCCAGCTGCCGCTGGTCGAGCTGGACAAGCCGGTGTCGATCGCCCGGATCGACGAGCAGGACAACATCCACAAGGTGCACGGGCGCTCCTTCGTCCGCGAGCGGGCGGCCGGGCGCACCTGGCGGGTCAGCAACGGCGGCTTCTGGCAGATCCACCCGGAGGCGCCGGACACCCTGGTCGACGCCGTGCTGGACGGTCTGGACCCGCAGTGGGGCGAGAACGCGCTCGACCTGTACTGCGGTGTCGGCCTCTTCGCGGGTGCGCTGGCCGACCGGGTCGGCGAGGACGGCGCGGTGCTCGGCATCGAGTCGGCCAAGCAGGCCGTGGTCGACGCCCGGCACAACCTGGCCGCGCTGGACAACGTCCGGATCGAGTGCGACCGGGTCGAGACGCTGCTGCCGCGTACCGGCATCACCGCCACCGACCTGATCGTCCTGGACCCGCCGCGCGCGGGCGCCGGGCGCGAGACCGTCGCGCACCTGGTCGGCCTGGAGGCGCGCCGGATCGCGTACGTGGCGTGCGACCCGGCGGCGCTCGCCCGGGACCTGAAGTTCTTCCGGGAGGGCGGCTACCGGCCGGTTTCGCTGCGGGCCTTCGACCTGTTCCCGATGACGCACCACTTCGAGTGCGTGGCGATCCTGGAGCCGGTCGGGGAGTGA
- a CDS encoding DUF3159 domain-containing protein has translation MSVNNQPGGDAAQLDLPHDPAAEEAARKAASKEAADTVLKAFGGVRGMIDMTLPGLVFIVTYNLTHQVSTSAWAALGLSGLFVVARLARRETIQHAFSGVFGVALGAWIAMKSGKAEDFYLPGLLWNVGYCIALATSALVRWPMIGVMLGPITGEMFTWRKENPGRLAAYTRATWAWVVIMGLKPLILFPLYFTHNVNLLGWLKIALGIPPLLLAMYVTWQILLKAPPPIKAQLDEDEEEEEPAK, from the coding sequence ATGAGCGTGAACAACCAGCCCGGCGGCGACGCCGCCCAGCTCGACCTGCCCCACGACCCGGCGGCCGAGGAGGCCGCCCGGAAGGCCGCCTCCAAGGAGGCCGCCGACACCGTGCTGAAGGCCTTCGGCGGCGTACGCGGCATGATCGACATGACGCTGCCCGGCCTGGTCTTCATCGTCACCTACAACCTGACGCACCAGGTCAGCACCTCCGCGTGGGCCGCGCTCGGTCTGAGCGGGCTCTTCGTGGTGGCCCGGCTGGCACGGCGGGAGACCATCCAGCACGCCTTCAGCGGGGTCTTCGGCGTCGCCCTCGGCGCCTGGATCGCCATGAAGAGCGGCAAGGCCGAGGACTTCTACCTGCCCGGCCTGCTCTGGAACGTCGGCTACTGCATCGCCCTGGCGACCTCCGCCCTGGTGCGCTGGCCGATGATCGGCGTGATGCTCGGCCCGATCACCGGCGAGATGTTCACCTGGCGCAAGGAGAACCCGGGCCGGCTGGCCGCCTACACGCGGGCGACCTGGGCCTGGGTGGTGATCATGGGCCTCAAGCCGCTGATCCTCTTCCCGCTGTACTTCACCCACAACGTCAACCTGCTGGGCTGGCTGAAGATCGCCCTGGGGATCCCGCCGCTGCTGCTGGCGATGTACGTCACCTGGCAGATCCTGCTGAAGGCGCCGCCGCCGATCAAGGCGCAGCTGGACGAGGACGAGGAAGAGGAGGAGCCGGCCAAGTAG
- a CDS encoding GNAT family N-acetyltransferase, with protein MHAVTSVDHASDRPLLDEIERYYDAAPRSAAHAEDFGPLTLFVRKGATGWHYYARPTLGHDGPAATAEDVHRVLERQRELGAPEAFEWVAEQNPELRAAVEAAGLTVHEHPLLVLGPQDEPAPAPTLPDRMAVRVLAPDAPELAEAVAVPHVAFGAPGTAIGAAGAAELARSVAALTADGGVARVAQRIVDGNSVLAAALDGDAVQCAGQYIPVGPVGEVVGVGTLPTARRRGLGLAVTAALVEHARANGVRTVFLSAADEAVARIYRRAGFRPFATALIAEPAAPQP; from the coding sequence ATGCACGCCGTGACTTCTGTTGATCATGCATCCGACCGCCCCCTGCTCGACGAGATCGAGCGCTACTACGACGCCGCACCGCGCAGCGCCGCCCACGCCGAGGACTTCGGCCCGCTGACCCTCTTCGTCCGCAAGGGCGCCACCGGCTGGCACTACTACGCCCGCCCGACACTCGGCCACGACGGCCCGGCCGCCACCGCCGAGGACGTCCACCGGGTGCTGGAGCGGCAGCGGGAGCTGGGTGCGCCGGAGGCCTTCGAGTGGGTCGCCGAGCAGAACCCCGAGCTGCGCGCGGCGGTCGAGGCGGCGGGCCTGACGGTGCACGAGCACCCGCTGCTGGTGCTGGGCCCGCAGGACGAGCCGGCCCCCGCGCCCACGCTGCCGGACCGGATGGCCGTGCGGGTGCTGGCCCCGGACGCGCCGGAGCTGGCGGAGGCGGTGGCCGTCCCGCACGTGGCCTTCGGCGCCCCGGGCACCGCCATCGGCGCGGCCGGTGCGGCCGAGCTGGCCCGGAGCGTGGCGGCGCTGACGGCCGATGGCGGGGTGGCGCGGGTCGCTCAGCGGATCGTCGACGGCAATAGCGTGCTGGCCGCCGCCCTGGACGGCGACGCGGTGCAGTGCGCGGGCCAGTACATCCCGGTGGGCCCGGTCGGCGAGGTGGTCGGCGTGGGCACCCTGCCCACCGCCCGCCGACGCGGCCTGGGCCTCGCCGTCACGGCGGCCCTGGTCGAGCACGCCCGCGCCAACGGCGTACGGACGGTCTTCCTGTCCGCCGCCGACGAGGCCGTCGCCCGGATCTACCGCCGGGCCGGCTTCCGCCCGTTCGCGACGGCCCTGATCGCGGAGCCCGCCGCACCCCAGCCGTAA